In Bacteroidales bacterium, the sequence ATTTCATCATAATAGGAGCTATGAAGGCCGGGACCACCAGTCTGTACCACTATCTGAGGCGGCATCCCGAGGTGGCCATGTCGGGGGTGAAAGAGACCAATTTTTTTCTGGAGCGGAATTTCTCAAAAGGACTGGAATGGTACCGTCGGCAGTTTCCCGGCGATGAAAGGATCAAGGGGGAGGCCTCCACCAACTATACCAAATACCCGGCTCAAAAGGGGGTTCCGGAAAGGATATACCAAACCCTGCCCAAGGTGAAGCTGATCTATGTGTTGCGTGATCCCATCAGCCGGGTGGTCTCGCATGTGCAGCACAACCTGCTGAAGGGATCAGAGGAAGCCGGTAGCTGG encodes:
- a CDS encoding sulfotransferase domain-containing protein, whose amino-acid sequence is MSRFPHFIIIGAMKAGTTSLYHYLRRHPEVAMSGVKETNFFLERNFSKGLEWYRRQFPGDERIKGEASTNYTKYPAQKGVPERIYQTLPKVKLIYVLRDPISRVVSHVQHNLLKGSEEAGSWREKLKDSDSHYIQCSLYYMQLEQYLRFFPPEQILIVTTEELNNQRKATLQKIFRFIGVEDTGFYSPRYDQSKHTSSGRRKIRPPFVRKRLRHTPYYNFVASRLRFLI